The DNA segment GCCCTGGTTCACttcagtggttctggttctggttgaggAGGATGGTTCTGGGGTCTCAGCTTCAATCAACACAGACTAATGTGAAGTGTTTCAGTGTCTTTGGCAGGAGGAAAACCACTAGCATTAGCAGTAACACATGCTCACTTCCCCTTCATCTGACCCAATAATAACAGTTGCTTGCTGGTGGTTCTGTCCCCTCTCAGTTCAGTCGTCTGGAACCAGTCCTGAGCTCTGGGATGCAGAGTACCGGTGAAAGCTACAAGGCTGAGCGCTGGCTGCTCCACAGTTTACAGGTTCATATGCTGTCGTCTCAGCTTCGACCTCTGCTCAGGCATCTGGGACATACACGTAAATACTATAATGGTACGTGTCAACTCTCACAGTTGTGTGTGTTGaattttacccctctatccctGAACTCTACACTGTGTGCACAATTGTTAGGGAAAGGAGTATTTGGACCATATCATCAGATTTATCCAAGTTTTCCAACTCCAAACAATATAAATTGCATTTCTTGTTGGACTGCGTTATTGTCAGTTgatatatatttgtataataGGAGAGAGTATGGCCTAAAATGTTAACTACCTATATTAAGGTGTGCAGAATTATTAGGCAGCTTCTTTACTTCAGGTAAAATGGATCCAAAAAAGGGttttaactagggatgtaacagtaCTCTGGAAAATACCAAACCATTCAGTCCGCCCTGCATGGGACAGTCCGCAGTTGATTTTGCATTAGTGCTTTATGTACTGCTTTACAgaccactgagtgtgtgtgtgtgtgtgtgtgtgtgtgtgtccaggcaGGTGAAAGCCCGCCCCCACTAGTTTATGTCCAATCACTGTTGTGCCTTCACAacagtctctctttctctctctctctctctctctctctctctctttctctccccctccccccctctctctctgaaCATGCATGTGAGCGTGCAGCGCGGGGAAGTCCTGCCcctcagtgacagacagcagacagaGAAGCGTctttagactcaacacacatatgtacaccaCAACACTCTTATTACATGGAAATGCGTACGGTAGATAACTGGTGTGTTTATACCCCCCTTTCTTTTTATATccttatgcagaacaggaattgatttatttaaaaaaattcaaagggCACTTTTTTAAagaggcaaaaagggcaggggtcCAGCCCCCTTTGGGCCTTATGTATGCATGTGCCTGTTTTATATGACTGTATACAAGTAAAGGAGTAAgaaagggttctatggttcaggaCAGAAAAGGttcttttattcagtacagtcatagaatttgttcctactgtgaaattcagtttttactgacaagcaaaataaaactataattttgGGAGGAAAAAAGTTCTCTTTACGCATAACACACATACAAAACTTGTGGCCCAAAAACTGAGGTACGGACCAAACTGTGGGCTTCCTGTACAGTTGGACCCTTAGCTTTAACTAACAGTGAAAAGTCAAAAATTTTAATATTCCAATGAAATGATCTGGAAGCAGTTAAACTGTTGAATCATGACCAGAAGATTATCATATGTTTTATAGCAACATGTGATAATCTTGGaacagggttaaaaacaaaagccctgttcctaaccctgttcctagccctgtccctaaccctaaccctgttcctaaccctaaccctgttcctagaCTCAGTGAATGGAAGGTTTATGACTGTTTTTGAAAAGAAGGCTGGATATATTGGTCAGAGATTGATTTTTCTTTGTCAAATTTTGAGTTatttgtttttcactttaacaGATGAAAAGTGAGAtggaaatttttaaatttttccttCAGTTGCATAATAATTCTGCACACTAATACTTGCCAAATAATTGTGTGCCCATACATCTTTTTTTAAAGACAAAGCCTCACTTTTACCCTGTATTCAAAGTGGAAGTCTATGAACATTTGAATGGGCCTGTTAGTGCTGGAGCTGAACAATAACAGAACTCATTCTCAAAAATACAACCTGCCTAATAATTGTGCACACAGTGTACATTCATGGCGTCTAAGGTTCTGTTCAGATGGAGGTAAATGTGGTCCAATCGGAtgttttcacccatatgtgacctgtatctgatctgttatagacagtttgaacagcactaatctgacccggaccactttcatatgtggtcttaaatctgacccagaccactttcatatgtggtcctaaatctgacccgaaccgctttcatatgtggtcctaaatctgacccagaccaactcacatgtggtcctaaatctaacccggaccactttcatatgtggtcctgaatctgacccagaccgctttcatatgtggtcctaaatctgatattttccagtgtGACTTCAGTCAGAACATCCATgccacatttatccaacctttacgtcatcgaAATGAGATAAGCATCCCAGTTGTTTGTTCCAGGAGGAGGAAAACCGTATTTCCTTCTgtgaacacagtgtgtgtctacatggtcacgtattccatcaggacctctttagtgcatgtgggtcacttcagggtcacattcagttcagactcaaaactgatagaagtcgcatttaatgtggaatacgaaccaacacaaaaaaaaatcagatttaaccCAAAAATGTTAGTTGAGCCCTGCAGTCTGAGTGTATCTTTGTCCCTGTGTATGGACCTGCTCTGTAACTGTACCTGAATCCTCTTTGTCTTGACTGTGTGTTGTCCAGATGATGCCTTTCTGCTCAGTGAGCCTCATGTAACCGCCATGTTCCAGTGCCTAGAGGCTGTGGAGCAGAATAACCCTAAACTCCTGGCTCAAGTCGACACTGTTGGCGTGAGTGTGTCACACATCATCAACAGAACCTCAGTGCACAGACTGAACCCTGTCAGAACACCTGCACAGTTGATCCAGTCCTAATAACTGAGTCAGCCCTCTGTGATGAGAGTTTATCACAGTTTAACACCACGGACACAGTGGGACAAACATACAGAGTGAAAGTCTCTACATTTttgaggttttgtttgtttggatgaGAGGAAAAATGCATTTTCAAAAGGATAACCTAGCTGTGTATTTTAGCTGATTGTGAACAAATACAGATTGAATGTATGGATTTTCCACCGAATTGAGCTGTTCTGCTTTTCAGATACTTTCTTTTGTGCATAAGTTTTTTGACGCTCTTGTATCATCAGCATTGGAACTTTATGGACAAATGCCCatttactttttctgtttttttgacattgtatttttatattgtgtatttttttttttttttgttacatatttatttttcattttttgatgCAGATTTAAGTTCTATGGAACATCTGAACATTCCGTTTCAAAAGCACCCACTGTGGCCCGTTCTTCCCACCCCCTCATCCTCCCCTGGTCCTACATGACAGACTGTCTCTGTCCATGGCACAACACTGATAATAACAACAGTATTATTATTGTCACATCATAAGTCTTGATATTACCACCATAATTCACAATGACATGAATAGTAATAAAAATAGCAAAACACTCATAAAACAAAAAAGGTTATAatataatgaaagaaaaaaaagcaaaaacaaaataatagttgacaaatctgcttattcacaattacatcctacatGTAAAATGTGGACATGTGGTGTTATTGATAGTATTAGAGAGTACACAAGTATATACAGCATATTGTGTTTTAATACATTCCTTCATATTTTCTGATGTGCAAAATCTACCAACATTGACCAGTTTTGCTCAAGTATCcaaacttaacctcctaagacccactgtccacatttatggacaagagtttcacaactttatacaaaaaaaaaaagaaaagaaaactgtctaccacaaaggacattccataaaaattttaaaaagtccatctgaaaaaactgttgcatcatgatgtttccaatataggcacttatttaataaaaacaaaaaagcttgtactttgcttaGATCTCCTGGGTCGTAAGAGGTTAAGGGAAGCGGATGCCTGTGTGCCTTTAGAGTACTGAGGTTTGAAGGAGAACACAGACAGAGAACTTCACAGTTGTCTTTTCTCTCCCCTCCATCCTTAGCTTTCTCCTCTGAAGGGCCCTCCATGTCTGGGCCTGTTGAAGAGCCAGAGCCTGTGTGTTTTACCAGGAGCCCACAGTGCTTGGAGAAACGCTGATGTGACTCCCAGGGGCGTGTCTCTGAACCGGCGCCTTACCACGTCCAACTGCTCCCTCCGTAACACTGACGCCAGCGCCCACCACTACAGCAACGCCAGCTCCCAAAACAGCACCAACATGGGTGAGGGAAATCTGGAATCCAGTCAGCTGATTGTGCTGTGGTGACTCAGAAGAGGGACAGGCACCTCCTGTCTTCAGGGTTTTACATCACTGTTTGTGTCCGGAAAATTACGAGACTTTTGACTTGCAGTTTTTCACTGTTGTTGGACCGTTGTATCATACCCACTTCTATTCTGTGATTAGCACACTGAAGCACTGGGCTTCAGGAACGGGATGGGTTAAAAAACATTGATTTGATCGATTTTTGgatcaattttattttaattttgcattattgagtaatagtggatgagatcgatttttgtGTTGGGGGGAGGCTCTCTGAGGCGGGTCACCAAAGCTGGTCtttctaggaatattaacttggatccacactcaaCCATAGGTGAGTGTGGAGTtggaggaatagtaaagcatcttcagtttcactttaatGTGCACCGGTCTGGCAATCACAACCCCCACTCCCCCACTCTGACTCCAACAGGTTgtttccagtgagtttcttgtaccaagggcccaacatgattatgtttcagggAGCCCAAAGttggtagcggtgccccagggtgacagtaatgtgccttaagtCTAGAAACCACCAGCTATGACACAGCATAAAGATGATGCAGAAGTCTGTTTtgagccactggagaaacatgggaatgtttctgttccttatttcagagcagattcatctatttactgatgaaatgtcaaaGTTATACTTTGGATCGAATTGATATCAGatcgaactagaagcactcggagagcgcagacctccgccaaggctgatcagtggcccccccgtgggcccccccacaccaaggaggttatgtttttgccagggtttgtttgtctgtctgtttgtctgtctgttagtgtgcaacataactcaaaaagttatggacagattttgattaaattttctggtctgtgccccccccgtgggcccccccacccccgatcaccaccaaaatttaatcatttcttccttaacccatttccaacaaaccctgaaaatttcatcaaaatctgtccataactttttgagttatgttgcacactaacaaacaaacaaacaaacaaacaaacaaaccctggcataaacataacctccttggcagaggtaatcaaaaagaatcgtgattaatcaattcagaactttatgaatcaaaatcgaatcaGTTAAGGAAATTGGCCGTGATACCCAGCTCTATACAGGAATACACAGAGATGTGGATAGAGGATCGGAGGTAATTATATGTTAGAGTAGTAATTATAATCCGAATAATAATCATATGGAAGCCTGATAGTCGCTGGAGGAGTCTGGTTATACCTAGAGGAATGTGTTCGTATAACTTGTGTTCACAGAAATGGGTTCATCCTTACTTTCcagtatattatttattattttagactTTGGGCAGATTTTAAGCGTAACTTTTGTCCCATTTTGAGTCTCCACCCTCCACATGATTATGGAAACTACTACGAAGTGGCAAAGACACTGAGAGGCAGATGAGGAAGCACTGGATGTTCAGGTGTGGATGTCCGGGTGTGGATGTGGGTGACAGCACTAGTTCATGGACAGAATCAGAAGACACGATCACAGATCCATAGGAGCCTCTgaaagggttagagttagtttagTTCTGTCACGTCCCCATTACACCAGCCAGACTCACTGAAAAGGACAAGCGCCCACCCAACCTGTGACTGTGTGTTTTGACCTGTCTGTTCAGTGTGTCCCATGCAgggttcagtccagtctgtctgtctgtctgcttggtTCTGTAATGTCTGTGTTCAGCTTCAGTCAGTGTCTTCAGTGCTGAACTGAAGCTTTTCTTTATTTGTATTCTGGCATCCGACAGAATCCAAGACAttataaccccccccacacacacacatacacacccgtttttggttcggtttgtttgtttgtttacacttaagCAGTAaatttattggttgaattcatacgtaactgggtttatagattaccagtgacccacaatagatgcgatcacattttgggaaaagtaggtcaaagttcacatttttaatgaattttttaaatctttttcccccccccatttactcataatggatgaaatgtgtctatgctgtctGTCTGTGAAGACATCAGcatacgcatagacatgatgacatcagcacacgcatagacatgatgacatcagctggatagatgcaaaaataagctacaaaacttGCGAGGGGTGGGGCTTGTTGTACCTGGACCCACTTGTTATTCCTGATTTCGGTACCTTGGCCATTGGTTTTCACTTGTTCTTTTTTCTGCCACCAGTTCATTTGCTACTTTAGCTACAGGTGATGTAACCTTGACAACCACTCCAAAATGATCACTAGTGATGACTGCTGTCAGTGTTGGTCATAGTGCTTCAGCTCACCAcactgtgtctgtttgtgttgcagatGCTCTGTGCTCAGGCAGCAGCGTGGGTCCATGGATGTGTGTGTCCGGTCCAGGGAGCAGTGACCTGTTGGCGGTCCCCTGTGGTGGGCCTGGGTCAGTGCCTTCCATTTCTCTGACAGAGTCCCCGTCGTCCTCGTCCCTCCAACCTGAGGCTGTGGACTCTGCTGACGCTGACTATGATGATGGTCCAGAGTACTTGGCTATTGGGAACCTGGGCCAGCGCAGTCGCCAGGACTCCAGGAGTTCCATCCACAGCAGTGAGCAGGAGGACAGCCGGGAACATTCCCTCAAACCACCTCTACTGGCACCACCTCCACCAAGACGCTCTTCTTTCTCAGAAGGCCAGAGAGCGCCAGGACGAGGGTCCCGAGGACACACTCGCTCCTTTTCTGACACAGGAATCAATCAGAAACTTAGGAATGGTAAGTGTAGTACTCTGTAGGGAGCTCATATGGATAGCATTCAATTATTAACATTTGTGTTTAGgttcttttgttttattgcatgaaGTTCAACTTggttttaaaaagtactgtaattTATAACGTAATGATGCATTGAAATGTGGAATTCATGACATTTCATAGCTTCTGTCTGTCTGGTTTTGTCATGAATCAGACATAATGAAGCAACATCAGTGTCCCCATATTCTTGTGAAGTATGAAAATATGTTGGGATAAAAAATGTTAAGTACTAAGTTTAATCCAGGGCAGCTTTAATGTTCAGCATCCAGGAGCTTTTCCATGGGTTTTGTGTATTGTGCTCCTCTGACTAGTTTTTAGAGGTAGCTGTAGTTCGGTTTGTTTGGCTCTGTAGTCCATGCATGAATGTCTACTTCACTTTTCCTGCTTTTGGAAAATATTTAGTTGCACACTTTCTGTCTCAGGATCTGAAAAAGTTTTGACATGAATCCTTTTACTCTCTTTGCTCTTGGTTTGAGATAACTGTCTCCTTTTCTGCTCTATCTTCTGTCTTCTTACTTTGTGCAAAGGAGGGAGTCACCGGAAAATCACCATAATAATTGAAGATCCTGTAGCAGGTTGGCAGTACAGTCCACTGTGCTCCATCAATGACCCTCACACCTCTGTGACTTTTCCCTCTGCATGCTGATCAACTTTGATTTCCCGTTCATTTACAGTTTCGCTGTCAACAAATCATTTGTGCTTTTGGATGTTGACAGCcatttttaataaacatttcTGTGCAGATTTTTTATGAGTTGTTGAATGTAAACTGTACTACTGTATGTGTTCACTTTAGTTATGCTTTTGTCCTCATAAGAGAATTACCATTACCATTACCACTGTCATTGTTGAAATGCGATCTACACCCATGTGTaattgagcccgtttacatccacacccatactcccatcattatcccatttctgcagttatcagattattattgatcatgtaaatagGATAATCTGATCGGCGTTATCCAATaacagcagttatctgattataataaatcagattaacacacctagatttgtccccaatactccgatgtctccctgcatgtatacaggttaatttgatttatttagttcttttatgtCTGCACATCTGTAAGCACTATTAAAAATAGTAGAAAATAGAAGTTACATAttcaaacatgagcagaaaacaataacaggaagtgtaagtctaccatcactacgtacgtctaaaccagggtttacgattatcacatttcttaagtgctcataaatgcattaaatctGAATATTATAATTATCCGATTACTCTCAGATGTGGGACTttaatggtcatgtaaacaggctcagtttCCAAGATGAAGCAAAGTAGTTGATCTCATGTACTTGTTACTTGTACTATTTGTAGagttgaatctaattggactttGTTCCCTTTTATTTAGTATATTTAGTAGTGTTTAGTATATCAGCTGATACACAGTGGTGTATCACTTTTCTTCATGAGCTAATGAGTTCAGATATAATGTAGTCTTGGTATCTTTAAAGGGCTGAAGCTCACCAGGTATGTGCATTGTTTGCATTAAAGTAATCAAGCTCCATAAACTTTCTTGAGGAAAATATTGTAGGTGATTAAAATGTCCCTGATTAATGTAAGAATGATGAAGCATGTTCCCAacaaaaaacactagaaaagagTTGTAGATTGTGTTGTGTGTAGCCTTTATGTGAAGTGATTGAAcccagtgtgtttgtctgtcagaGTCGACGGGCACTGAGCACTCCATGACCCACTACAGCTCCTTCGCACCTCAGCTCAGTGATGGCAGCTCCTCCAGTACGCTCTACATGGAGGCCCGTAAGTCGTCCACAGTCACCTTTATAGAAACTCTGCTTTTCACAGTCCAGTCACAACAACTGCACAGACCTGTCATATTCACTGTatgccaggggtctcaaacatgcagcccgggggccaaatggggcctgccaaaggttccaatctggcccgtgggatgaatttgcaaagtgcaaaaattccacagattcattttagttcaggttccacatacagaccaatatgatctgaagtaaaatatccttcaaaaaataatgactccatattttcttctgggtttgatgtgaaaaaaatattacattatgtctataaataatgacaacttcaaattttttgtctttgttttagtgcaaaaaataacaaattatgaaaatacttagatttacaaactatcctgtaacagtaaaatttgtataacctgaacaaatgtgaacctgaaatgtctaaagaaaattaagtacaattttaactattttctgcctgtcactaagtgtttagtgccattgtagatccgatccataatgcacatgtataaatgataagttgtggcataatattgttaatattgcacttatttttctgaagaaatttcagttatttcaggttattcacatctttttttctttggatagtttataaaagtaagtattttcataatttaatggagtttttttgcacttaagcaaagacaaaaatttggagttgtcattatttatcagttatgatgctattattttactggtccagcccactgcagatcaaatcgggctgaatgtggcccctgaaagaaaatgagtttgagacccctgctgtacgcTCATGTCAAGGTCTATTTCCCCTCTGATAAGGGTTTTAAAGCAGGGACAGCTGCAGTTTGTAATAAATCCCAAACATGTAAAGAAAATACATTTCTATCCAAATTTAAACAACATTAAGGAGGAGGCAGCAGGGTAAAAGGAGACACATAAGAGAACATCCATctgaatctgttcttaattggtGTCATGTTTGTGTTTGCAGATGGTTCCCAGTACAACGGTGTTCCAGATGGGATGTTCCGGAAGCCATCGGAAGGCCAGAGCCTCATCAGCTACCTGTCAGAGCAGGACTTTGGCAGCTGTGCTGACCTGGAGAAGGTTAGGTCTTTGTCCTCTGATCACTAATACTGACTGTCATCCACCATCATTTAGTGGAACGGTGTGTGTGATTACCTTTATGGGGTAGTGTAGTGGAGAGGTGGGCTTCACAGAGGATGCGCACTTCCATGGCTGACTTTACATTCTCTGTGTGTTCTGTAGGAGAACGCCCATTTCAGCATTTCAGAGTCCCTTATCGCAGCCATCGAACTGATGAAGTATAACCTGCGGCGtcaggaagaggagggagaagaggagggaGACAGCGACTGTGAGATTCAGCAACTCAAACAGAAGATCCGTCTGCGGAGGCAACAGATCCGCCGCAGCCGCCTGCTCACATGCTCCGCCTCCCAACACAGTAAGTCAACAGTGGAGCCAAAGAACGGTTTGATAAGAGGCCCAACACCTGGACTCCAACCCTCACCCCGACCACCACTCATTTAATATTAGAGCACATGACCCCAGTTCCAAAAAGGATAGGGTGACATGTCATTAAAAAACAGAATGTAGGGACCATAACTATTAAAGGTCAAGAGAAGAAACTCGTCCCAGCCTTTTATTCATACAGTAGATGTACACAACAGCAACACAACTCTATGTAACTTTGTACCTTCTCTAATTTGTAGAGAGAATTTAGCTATTTtccatttgtgttttgtttctattttctttGATTGATCTCAATCTTGATCAAAGGCTGTGTCCTTCCTTTCCctacctgtccttcctgtcctctcTGTCCCTACCTGTCCCACTGTCCGAGACTTCCTCAAACACAGCTGACTGTTTGATTCCTAGTTGGATCCATCTTCTGATTCCATATATTGATCTTGTCCAactctctaaacctccagatgttgAACTCAGCTCCATTTGACATCACCTTCAACCACCAATATTTCCTCCAAATCCCATCAAAGCTCTGATGCAGTTGGATTCACTTCTATATCATTCATACATATAATagtgaaatagtgcctttaatccgTATCCAGCTCCAcagaatgaccaaacatgacctttgacctgaactcatttgaatatcatggtggAAAATCCAGTCCAATCATTAGGTTGGACTTTTCAAATCTAAAAGAACGTTCTTGTCCACCTTGGAGATTCTGTTGGTGTAAATCTTttcaacacactatatttatccaCCAAATATATCAGCTGTAGAATCTACGATGAGGGACAGATGTTCAATTTGAAGGACAACTAAGAAGGTTGAACACTGATCCATTCCATGTAGAAGTGAATGGACcatccaactgatcacctaaacatgcctgatttactcatgttttttgttcttctgatCTGAAGGATTAGTTgttttaatggaactcctttccagttgagtcaGTCATGTCCCTATGAATCCAACAGAGTTCAGACTTGGTTTTACAGACATGATCAGGATAAAGGATCCATTTGGAGATGATGGATCTGACTGTTTTACTGCAGGAACTGAGTCATGCAGCAGTGAACATGGACCAAAAGGATTTTAGAAACACAATTATGGATTTGACTGCGACACACACACCTATTTAGAAAAGACATACAAACACAgaggagaccaggacatgtccttaTTGATCTCGAGTAATCAGTCAGTAATCAAGATGGAGACAAACAGCTTTATTTGCCCTGAAGGAAACTGGTCTTCGAGACTAAAGTTTCCACCTAAGTTTGAAATAAATGAGTACCTTACTAGTTTGTGTCTGATATTTGTGGCCCACGTCcctgtgttttgtgtgtcagtgtttcagtCCACGGACAGTGGCGGCTCCAGGAGAAGCTCCCAGGGCTCGGACCAGGGCCTGTCAGACTCCGGCTCAGCTGAGGAGGTTGACGAGTGCGAACTACGAGGTACAGTGAGAGTCACAGACAATCAGACACTGAAAAGTCCATGTTGTAGTTGTGACATGTTGTCAGTCAGAGTCAGGTAGTAGTGTAGTTACTGCTGGGgttggactttgtgttggtctgaATGTGTTCATTTCTGTTTGGATCATGATTCAAAAACTCATCTAACATTTACCATCAACCAAACAGATGTGTCAGCACAAAGAGAGTGGGATTTATTGGAAACCCACAGTGTGTATgactgtaaatgtacttttttaatAATAGTGTCACGATCTATTTATTTAGTGTTACTATTTATCTATTCATTAGTCACTTCATCATCATTTTCACTGAATCCTTTTTCTGACAGTGAACTAAACTCATGTCCTCTGCTGTTTTCTACTGAGACAAAAGAACCAACCCAATGCACTAACAAACAATGAAAGTGCTGAACACGGAATGTCTTGGATTCACATGGTTGGTGggatttcatgtgtgtgtgttgatattTGTTGGActtgtgtgaaagtgtgtgttttttgtgcactTGTGAGCGTATACAGGTGTGTAGAACTGCATGACTCCACTCAGCTgatgccagtgtgtgtgtgaggacttCACGCCGCCTGCCCCCCCCGTCCTGTGGAGTCAGTCTAATGTGTGTCCTTATGCTGACGGCTGTGCTGAGTGTTAGTTTCTGTCTCTCAGATGGCTGTGAGGCTCAGTCCCTGCTGGCGGTGTCACAGAGCGGCCTGTCCCTGTCACTGGCCTCCCTCTTCTCAGGTATCTCAGGTCGTTGtccctttagaccaggggtgggcaatcctggtcctcaagggccggtatcctgcatgttttagatgtttccctcttccaacacacctgaaggtcattatcaggcttctgcagagcttgatgataggcttatcatgtgaaccaggtgtgttggaagagggaaacatctaaaacatgcaggataccggccctcgaggaccgggatTACCCACCCCTGTGTTAGACTGTGTCCCTCTGAAGGGAGGCTGACGGCTCACCTTCAGAGGGACTGTCCCTCCTGCTGAACTGCACCGCACTGGCATTACTCATTTTTACATCATCTTTTTATCAGAAAAAGTTGCTGTCATAGCagttgttttctctttatttttactGATAAGTGTCATTCAAATCTCCCAATCACATTCCTCTCATTACAGTTGAAGCTACATGCACATAGTGTGAGTATGCACACTCACAGTTTCAACATTCAACAATATAGAACatccaaacaacaaaaacaaggttttttttttcatgtttcaaaTAATCATGTTAAAATGTTGAAAGTCCGCAAACAACCATTGAAAGTGGTGGCAAAGTTATTCAATTGGAATTCCATTCCcagtttgtttgtgtctttggttTGGTGGTAGTCTTCCAAAGCTGGACAGACATTCCTGCCTGTGTTCATTTGGAGTTCAGCCATGGCCTCCTCACCTCAGCTGCAGGGTTGGGTTGGTGCTGGAGGGCTCCAGGGATTTGGAGGTGGACAAAGACAAACGGGCTTCAA comes from the Sphaeramia orbicularis chromosome 4, fSphaOr1.1, whole genome shotgun sequence genome and includes:
- the LOC115417628 gene encoding LOW QUALITY PROTEIN: run domain Beclin-1-interacting and cysteine-rich domain-containing protein-like (The sequence of the model RefSeq protein was modified relative to this genomic sequence to represent the inferred CDS: inserted 3 bases in 3 codons; deleted 2 bases in 2 codons) → MEVTAEGEADERRREHWKLLFSLKTTVEGLVSTNNPNVWSRYGGLQRLHKDMNNILSHGLRNEQVYYKHRDYWPFVWCVRYISPHLASHVEQFSRLEPVLSSGMQSTGESYKAERWLLHSLQVHMLSSQLRPLLRHLGHTRKYYNDDAFLLSEPHVTAMFQCLEAVEQNNPKLLAQVDTVGLSPLKGPPCLGLLKSQSLCVLPGAHSAWRNADVTPRGVSLNRRLTTSNCSLRNTDASAHHYSNASSQNSTNMDALCSGSSVGPWMCVSGPGSSDLLAVPCGGPGSVPSISLTESPSSSSLQPEAVDSADADYDDGPEYLAIGNLGQRSRQDSRSSIHSSEQEDSREHSLKPPLLAPPPPRRSSFSEGQRAPGRGSRGHTRSFSDTGINQKLRNGGSHRKITIIIEDPVAESTGTEHSMTHYSSFAPQLSDGSSSSTLYMEAHGSQYNGVPDGMFRKPSEGQSLISYLSEQDFGSCADLEKENAHFSISESLIAAIELMKYNLRRQEEEGEEEGDSDCEIQQLKQKIRLRRQQIRRSRLLTCSASQHMFQSTDSGGSRRSSQGSDQGLSDSGSAEEVDECELRDGCEAQSLLAVSQSGLSLSLASLFSDADIKRSVSSSSKSFLSSDSISPSFLQSNSAESVAMGLLRQFEGMQLPAASELDWLVPEHDAPQKLLPIPDSLPISPDDGEHADIYXLRIRVRGNLEWAPPRPQIIFXIHPAPKRKVVVAKQNYRCAGCGTRIDPDYIKRLRYCEYLGRYSASAVHENAQVVVPXRVLRKWDFSKYYVSNFARDLLSKIAWRPSVYPSDINSGLYKKVKAPGGRSRVRVQLFHMKNLFKTCRFAKEVLDQLDSLPGHLTEDPALFSLNDLSAVRNGELAPRMRELLKTGTMHVAGCVLCQAKGFVCEFCGNDKDIIFPFQLNKCQRCEECHAGYHRGCFSAGRDCPRCRRLAERRERMARKNMEEQEDEGGGAGLTAGRMEA